The genomic window GGCGCCCGCACAACGGGCTCCGCCGTGCCGCACGTCATCCAGGGCCCCACACCGGCCCCGACCGATCGGAGCGCCGCCCGTGAGCCTGCCCCTGAGTCTGCGCGTGCCCCTGGCCGAGCGCGCCTTCATCTCCGTGCTCGACCTGTTCAAGCCGGGCATCGGGCCGTCGAGCTCGCACACCGTCGGCCCGCTGCGCGCCGCTGCCGCCTTCGTCGCCGCGCTGCCCGACCTCGAGAACGTCGCCCAGATCGAGTGCACCCTCTTCGGCTCGCTCGGCTCCACCGGCGTCGGCCACGGCACCCCCGACGCCGTGCTCGCCGGCCTCGCCGGCCACCGCGCCGAGACCGTCACCCGCGACGACGTCCAACGGGCCCGCGAGACCGCCGACGCCGGAGCGCTGCCCCTCGACCGCCGTCACCCCATCGCGCTCGCTGCCGACTGGCTGCGCTTCGCCCCGCGCGAGATCAAGCCGCGCCACCCCAACGCCCTCACCCTCGTCGCGCGCGACGCCGATGGCCGCGAGCTCGCGAGCGAGACCTACTACTCGATCGGCGGAGGCTTCGTCGAGCGCGAGGGCGACGTCGTCGCACCCGGCTCGGGCATCGTCGTGCCGCACCGCTTCGACCACGCCGACGAGCTGCTGGCGCTGTGCCGCGAGACGGGGTTGAGCATCTCCGGCCTGGCGCGCGAGAACGAGGCCGCGGTGCGCACCGCCGCCGATACGGATGCCGCTCTCGACCGGATCTGGGCCGCGATGTCGGCGTGCATCGACGCCGGGCTGTCGAGCAGCGGCGTGCTGCCCGGGGGCCTGCGTGTTCCCCGCCGGGCTGCGGCCATGGCCGAGCGCCTGCGGAGCATCCAGGAGGCCAACGAGCGCGACTGCACCCTGGAGTGGCTGCAGGCCTACGCCATCGCCGTCAACGAGGAGAACGCGGCCGGCGGGCGCGTCGTCACGGCGCCGACGAACGGGGCGGCGGGCATCATCCCGGCGGTGCTGCGGCACGCGCTCGACATCATCCCGAGCCACCAGCTGCCGGGCGGGGATGCGGCCGAGGCGGCGCGGCAGTTCCTGCTCGTGGCGGGCGTCGTCGGAGGGCTCATCAAGTCGAACGCGAGCATCTCGGGCGCCGAGGCCGGCTGCCAGGGCGAGGTCGGCTCGGCGGCGTCCATGGCCGCCGCGGGCTTCGCGCACCTGCTCGGGGGCAGCACCGAGCAGGTCGAGAACGCCGCCGAGATCGCCATGGAGCACTCGCTCGGCCTCACCTGCGACCCCGTCGCCGGCCTCGTGCAGCTGCCCTGCATCGAGCGCAACGCCATCGGCGCAGGTCACGCCGTCGCCGCCGCGCGCATGGCCATGCACGGCGACGGCACGCACCTCATCTCGCTCGACACCGTCATCCGCACCATGCGGCAGACGGGGGAGGACATGTCGCGCAAGTACAAGGAGACCAGCGAGGGCGGGCTCGCCGTGAACTACGTGGAGTGCTGATGGAGACGGTGGTCGTGCGGCAGCGCATCGCCGCGACCCGTGCCGAGGCGATGACCGTGGCCGCAGACCTCGCGCGGCTGCCCGAGTGGGCATCCGGCTTCGCGACCTCGGCGCGCCCCGACCCGGCCGAGGCCGACGTCTGGCTCGTCGACGCGCCGTTCGGCACCGTGCGGGCGCGGTTCCAGGTCGACGTCGAACGGGGCATCCTCGATCACGACGTCACGATGCCCGACGGCGCGCTCGTGCACAACCGCCTGCGCATCGAGGCCGCGGGTGACGCGAGCGAGGCCGTATTCACCCTCGTGCGCCAGCCCGGCATGTCCGACGCCGAGCTCGCCGCCGACGAGGTCGCCGTGCGCGCCGACCTGTCACGTCTCGCCGCCCTGTGCGAGAGGATGGGGGGATGACCGATCCCCGTCTCGCCGTCATCGTGCTCGCCGCCGGCCAGGGCACCCGCATGAAGTCGCGCCTGCCGAAGGTGCTGCACCCGCTCGCCGGCGTGCCCCTCATCGGCCACGTGCTCGCCACCGCCCGCGCGCTCGAGCCCGCCCACGTCGTCGCCGTCGTGCGGCACGAGCGCGACACCGTCGCCGCCGCCATCCTCGACCTCGACGCCGATGCGCTCATCGCCGATCAGGACGAGGTGCCGGGCACCGGCCGGGCCGTCGAAGCGGCGCTGGATGCCCTGCCCGCCGATTTCGAGGGAGACGTGCTGGTCGTCTCGGGCGACGTGCCGCTTCTCGATGCGCAGACGCTCGCGCACCTCGTCGCCGAGCACCGCACCCGGAGCGCCGCCGCTACCGTGCTCAGCGCCGTGCTCGACGACGCCACCGGCTACGGCCGCATCGTGCGCGCCGAGGACGGCGGGCTCGACCGCATCGTCGAGCAGAAGGACGCCTCCGACGCCGAGCGCGCCCTCACCGAGATCAACTCGGGCACCTACGTCTTCACCGCCGCCCCCCTGCGCAGCTCGCTCGCGCTCGTGTCGACCGACAACGCCGCGCAGGAGAAGTACCTCACCGACGTCATCGGCCTGCTGCGCGGCGACGGCCACGGGGTCGCCGCGCTCCCGGCGGGGGAGAGCTGGCTCGTCGCCGGCATCAACGACCGCGTGCAGCTGAGCGACGCCGCCCAGCGCCTCAACGCGATGATCGTGCGCGGCTGGCAGCTCGCCGGCGTCACCATCAGCGACCCGGCGAGCGTCTGGATCGACCGCACCGTCACCCTCGAGGCCGACAGCGAGATCCAGCCCGGAACCCAGTTGAAGGGGGCGACCGCGGTGGCCTCCGGCGCCGTCGTCGGCCCCGACACGACCCTCGTCGACACCGAGGTGGGGGAGGGCGCCCGCGTGAGCCGCACCGACGCGACGCTCGCGGTCGTGGGGGCGGGAGCATCCGTCGGCCCCTTCGCCTACCTGCGCCCCGGCACCGTCATCGGCGAGAAGGGCAAGGTCGGCACCTTCGTCGAGACGAAGAACACGACCCTCGGCGCGGGCAGCAAGGTGCCGCACCTGTCGTACATCGGCGACACCACCGTCGGCGAGGGCTCGAACATCGGCGCGGGCACCATCACGGCCAACTACGACGGCGTGAACAAGCACAAGACCGTCGTCGGATCGCACGTGCGCACCGGCTCGCACAACGTCTTCGTCGCCCCCGTTAGGATTGGGGACGGCGCCTACTCGGGTGCCGGCACCGTCATCCGCAAGAACGTCGCGGCGGGCGAGCTGGCGCTGAACGTGGCGCCGCAGCGCAACCTCGCCGGCTGGGTGGAGAAGAACCGGCCGGGCACCGCAGCGGCCGAGGCCGCAGCCGCCGCCCCGCCCGCGGCCGACGAGACTCCTGCGCCGTAACCGCCGAACCGACCAACGACCAACCAGCGTCGCCGCGGCGACAGGGAGCAGGGCATCCATGGCCAGCATCAAGATCACCGGCCAGAAGAAGCTCGTGCTCGTCACGGGTCGCGCCCACCCCGAGCTCGCTCACCAGATCGCGGCCGAGCTCGAGACCGACGTCGTGCACACCGACGCCCGCACCTTCGCCAACGGCGAGATCTACGCGCGCTACGACGAGAGCGTGCGCGGCTGCGACGCCTTCGTCATCCAGTCCCACGCGCGGCCCATCAACGAGGCGCTCATGGAGCAGCTCATCATGGTGGATGCCCTCAAGCGGGCCTCGGCGAAGCGCATCACCGTCGTGGCCCCGTTCTACCCCTACTCGCGTCAGGACAAGAAGGGGCGGGGTCGCGAGCCGATCTCCGCCCGCCTCGTCGCCGACCTCTTCAAGGCCGCCGGCGCCGACCGCATCATGAGCGTCGACCTGCACGCCGCGCAGATCCAGGGATTCTTCGACGGCCCCGTCGACCACCTCTTCGCCATGCCGGTGCTGCTCGAGCACTTCCAGAAGCAGCTCGACGCCTCGACCCTCACGGTCGTCTCGCCCGACATGGGCCGCGTGCGCGTCGCCGACATCTGGAGCGACAAGCTCGGCGCCCCGCTCGCCATCATCCACAAGCGCCGCGACCCGCTGGTGCCGAACCAGGTCTCGGTGCACGAGATCGTCGGCGACGTGAAGGGCCGCGTCTGCCTGCTCGTCGACGACATGATCGACACCGGCCGCACCATCGTGAAGGCCGCCGAGGCGCTCAAGAAGGCCGGCGCCACCGGCGTCGTCGTCGCCGCGACCCACGCCATCTTCAGCGACCCGGCCTTCGACATCCTGCAGGCCGAGGCGATCGATCGCGTCGTCGTCACCGACACCCTGCCGGTGCCGGCCGACAAGCGCTGGGACCGCCTGACGGTGCTCCCCATCGCCCCGCTGATCGCCCGCGCCATCCACGAGGTCTTCGACGACGGCTCGGTCACCTCGATGTTCGACGGCGCGGCGTAACGCCTCTCGCTCGACCCTGACGCCCGATCGGCTGCCCGCCGGTCGGGCGTTCTGGCGCGCGCTCCTCGCCGAGTTGCGCCGTGCTGCCCAGTGGCGGCTTCGGAACCCGCGACTCGAGGTCGAACGCGCAAATCGGCGCGCCCGGCGACCCGCGCGGCCCCCGGTATTGATAAGCGTTCTCATTAAGCTACGGTGGTCGAGCGCACTCCGCGCCACCACCGAGATAGAGAGGATGCCGCTCTCGAGCGGCACCACCAGATGACGAACACCGCACACAGCCCGACCCCTGCTCTCCCGTTCCGCCGCACCGCCCGCCGCGCCGCCGTCGCCCGCACGGCCGCGCTCGGCGCCGCTCTCGCCCTGACGCTCACCGCTTGCGCGACCGCCGAC from Microcella daejeonensis includes these protein-coding regions:
- a CDS encoding SRPBCC family protein, giving the protein METVVVRQRIAATRAEAMTVAADLARLPEWASGFATSARPDPAEADVWLVDAPFGTVRARFQVDVERGILDHDVTMPDGALVHNRLRIEAAGDASEAVFTLVRQPGMSDAELAADEVAVRADLSRLAALCERMGG
- a CDS encoding L-serine ammonia-lyase — protein: MSLPLSLRVPLAERAFISVLDLFKPGIGPSSSHTVGPLRAAAAFVAALPDLENVAQIECTLFGSLGSTGVGHGTPDAVLAGLAGHRAETVTRDDVQRARETADAGALPLDRRHPIALAADWLRFAPREIKPRHPNALTLVARDADGRELASETYYSIGGGFVEREGDVVAPGSGIVVPHRFDHADELLALCRETGLSISGLARENEAAVRTAADTDAALDRIWAAMSACIDAGLSSSGVLPGGLRVPRRAAAMAERLRSIQEANERDCTLEWLQAYAIAVNEENAAGGRVVTAPTNGAAGIIPAVLRHALDIIPSHQLPGGDAAEAARQFLLVAGVVGGLIKSNASISGAEAGCQGEVGSAASMAAAGFAHLLGGSTEQVENAAEIAMEHSLGLTCDPVAGLVQLPCIERNAIGAGHAVAAARMAMHGDGTHLISLDTVIRTMRQTGEDMSRKYKETSEGGLAVNYVEC
- a CDS encoding ribose-phosphate diphosphokinase, which gives rise to MASIKITGQKKLVLVTGRAHPELAHQIAAELETDVVHTDARTFANGEIYARYDESVRGCDAFVIQSHARPINEALMEQLIMVDALKRASAKRITVVAPFYPYSRQDKKGRGREPISARLVADLFKAAGADRIMSVDLHAAQIQGFFDGPVDHLFAMPVLLEHFQKQLDASTLTVVSPDMGRVRVADIWSDKLGAPLAIIHKRRDPLVPNQVSVHEIVGDVKGRVCLLVDDMIDTGRTIVKAAEALKKAGATGVVVAATHAIFSDPAFDILQAEAIDRVVVTDTLPVPADKRWDRLTVLPIAPLIARAIHEVFDDGSVTSMFDGAA
- the glmU gene encoding bifunctional UDP-N-acetylglucosamine diphosphorylase/glucosamine-1-phosphate N-acetyltransferase GlmU, with amino-acid sequence MTDPRLAVIVLAAGQGTRMKSRLPKVLHPLAGVPLIGHVLATARALEPAHVVAVVRHERDTVAAAILDLDADALIADQDEVPGTGRAVEAALDALPADFEGDVLVVSGDVPLLDAQTLAHLVAEHRTRSAAATVLSAVLDDATGYGRIVRAEDGGLDRIVEQKDASDAERALTEINSGTYVFTAAPLRSSLALVSTDNAAQEKYLTDVIGLLRGDGHGVAALPAGESWLVAGINDRVQLSDAAQRLNAMIVRGWQLAGVTISDPASVWIDRTVTLEADSEIQPGTQLKGATAVASGAVVGPDTTLVDTEVGEGARVSRTDATLAVVGAGASVGPFAYLRPGTVIGEKGKVGTFVETKNTTLGAGSKVPHLSYIGDTTVGEGSNIGAGTITANYDGVNKHKTVVGSHVRTGSHNVFVAPVRIGDGAYSGAGTVIRKNVAAGELALNVAPQRNLAGWVEKNRPGTAAAEAAAAAPPAADETPAP